One Spiroplasma sp. NBRC 100390 DNA window includes the following coding sequences:
- a CDS encoding Asp23/Gls24 family envelope stress response protein has translation MIEKVNVTEISDLVYAAVITVPGVAGFAKADEAENSEENVTMLLKDYSQSIKLRQDGRNFYIDIFLILLEGVNIKDIAREIQIRIKYELEKLDVYSNDVMIYVNVNIQDLLI, from the coding sequence ATGATTGAAAAAGTTAATGTAACTGAAATATCAGACTTAGTTTATGCAGCAGTGATTACTGTTCCTGGTGTTGCTGGTTTTGCCAAGGCTGATGAAGCAGAAAATAGCGAAGAAAACGTTACAATGCTTCTTAAAGATTATTCACAATCAATTAAATTGAGACAAGATGGTCGTAATTTTTATATTGATATTTTTCTTATCTTACTTGAAGGAGTGAATATTAAAGATATCGCTCGAGAAATACAGATTAGAATCAAGTATGAATTAGAAAAATTGGATGTTTACTCAAACGATGTTATGATTTACGTTAATGTAAATATTCAAGATTTATTAATTTAA
- the rpmB gene encoding 50S ribosomal protein L28, which produces MARKCAITGKGALSGNKRSHALNATRRKWNVNLQKVRIVVDGEVKTLRVATRTLKTLKRKGQIAQ; this is translated from the coding sequence ATGGCAAGAAAATGTGCAATTACTGGCAAAGGTGCTTTATCAGGAAACAAACGTTCACATGCGTTAAATGCAACACGTCGTAAATGAAATGTTAATTTACAAAAAGTTCGCATTGTTGTTGATGGTGAAGTTAAAACATTACGTGTAGCAACAAGAACGTTAAAAACATTAAAACGTAAAGGACAAATTGCTCAATAA
- a CDS encoding thiamine diphosphokinase — protein MKPTKVLIVCSETKLDLKQYHDYYKIGVERGCLDLIKAFNQIDLVCCDQDSLQDDELAFITSKAKAVMEISQVKDYIDGEIAIQEALKLNPIEIVLVAQGHRFDMQLSCLNFIYRYNVIFINDHTYAYLLQPGMNEIIRKPDYRYFSLFALQTAAVTITNLKYNVENLTLVGLSANAISNEFVSATGNVDVLAGQVAAIYSK, from the coding sequence ATGAAACCAACTAAAGTACTAATTGTTTGTTCAGAAACTAAATTAGATTTAAAACAATACCATGATTATTACAAAATTGGGGTTGAACGCGGATGTTTGGATTTAATCAAAGCTTTTAATCAGATTGATTTAGTATGCTGTGATCAAGATAGTTTACAAGATGATGAATTAGCTTTTATTACTAGCAAGGCCAAAGCAGTAATGGAAATTTCACAAGTTAAAGATTATATTGATGGTGAAATTGCAATTCAAGAAGCGTTAAAGTTAAATCCAATCGAAATTGTTTTAGTTGCACAAGGTCATCGTTTTGATATGCAATTGAGCTGCCTTAACTTTATTTATCGTTATAATGTTATTTTTATTAATGATCATACCTATGCTTATTTATTACAACCAGGAATGAATGAGATTATCAGAAAACCAGATTATCGCTATTTTTCATTATTTGCTTTACAAACAGCAGCGGTAACAATTACTAATTTAAAATATAATGTTGAAAATTTAACATTAGTTGGATTATCTGCTAATGCAATTAGTAATGAATTTGTTAGCGCAACTGGTAATGTTGATGTTCTAGCGGGTCAAGTTGCGGCAATTTATAGCAAGTAA
- the rpe gene encoding ribulose-phosphate 3-epimerase codes for MKKYFVAPSVLSANYLALKDDLTAITAAGAEWIHFDVMDGDFVPNLTFGPKILADIKSYSDLHLDCHLMVKIKNSSVEDYLAPFVKAGASSITLHYEALTPVQLTEFLALRTKLKIKIGLALKPATPLAVILPYLAQLDLVLIMTVEPGFGGQQFLPEAAKKIKELRTYLDQHQYATLIEVDGGINEQTALICKNYGVDVLVAGSYLFGHPDLPTRLQGLLANETN; via the coding sequence ATGAAAAAGTATTTTGTTGCTCCAAGTGTTTTAAGTGCTAATTATTTAGCTTTAAAAGATGACTTAACAGCCATCACAGCTGCAGGAGCAGAGTGAATTCATTTTGATGTAATGGATGGAGATTTTGTTCCAAATTTAACATTTGGACCAAAAATTTTAGCGGATATTAAAAGTTATAGTGATTTACATCTTGACTGTCATTTAATGGTTAAGATTAAAAATAGTAGTGTCGAAGATTATTTAGCACCTTTTGTTAAAGCTGGGGCGTCATCAATTACCTTACATTATGAAGCTTTAACCCCAGTACAACTAACAGAATTTTTAGCATTGCGAACAAAATTAAAAATAAAAATTGGATTGGCCCTTAAACCAGCAACACCATTGGCAGTAATTTTACCGTATCTTGCGCAATTAGATTTAGTGTTAATTATGACTGTTGAACCTGGTTTTGGTGGACAACAATTTCTTCCTGAAGCAGCAAAAAAAATTAAGGAATTACGAACATATCTTGACCAACATCAATATGCAACCTTAATTGAAGTTGATGGGGGAATTAATGAACAAACAGCATTAATTTGTAAAAACTATGGGGTTGATGTGTTAGTGGCGGGGAGTTACTTATTTGGTCACCCCGATTTACCAACTCGTTTACAAGGATTATTAGCTAATGAAACCAACTAA
- the rsgA gene encoding ribosome small subunit-dependent GTPase A produces MHQAGMIVQIISEFCYVKNNADHQIYVCKAKGIFRHQEIKPVVGDYVQFEKQDDKQGIIYQIAPRKNELYRPRIANVDQVIIITAMAEPTFNSYLLNKYLAFIEYKGLKPVIVFTKKDLITSDQLYQKYFNWYPQLGYEVYFISNKVNDKKTWHQFEQIFQNKISVFTGQTGSGKSSTLNTLLQDEVIKTQEISKALGRGKHTTTTSALYELLDGMIADTPGFSTFELKDYQKTGLARAYHLFAQYANECKFRTCLHLHEPHCKIKSLVEKQVIPHFFYNDYVRIMQEQ; encoded by the coding sequence ATGCATCAAGCAGGAATGATTGTTCAAATTATTAGTGAATTTTGTTATGTTAAGAATAATGCTGACCACCAAATTTATGTTTGTAAAGCAAAAGGAATTTTTCGCCATCAAGAAATTAAACCAGTTGTTGGTGATTATGTTCAGTTTGAAAAACAAGATGACAAGCAAGGAATTATTTATCAAATTGCCCCCCGTAAAAATGAACTATACCGCCCCCGAATTGCAAATGTTGATCAAGTCATTATTATTACGGCAATGGCTGAACCAACCTTTAATTCATATTTATTAAACAAATATTTAGCTTTTATTGAATATAAAGGTTTAAAACCAGTAATTGTTTTTACAAAAAAAGATTTAATTACATCTGATCAACTTTATCAAAAATATTTTAACTGGTATCCACAGTTAGGTTATGAAGTTTATTTTATTAGTAATAAAGTTAATGATAAAAAAACATGACATCAATTTGAACAAATTTTTCAAAATAAGATTTCTGTTTTTACTGGGCAAACCGGAAGTGGGAAATCATCAACATTAAATACCTTATTACAAGATGAGGTTATAAAAACCCAAGAAATCTCAAAAGCATTAGGACGGGGAAAACACACAACAACAACTAGTGCTTTATATGAATTATTAGATGGGATGATTGCTGATACGCCGGGTTTTTCAACCTTTGAGTTAAAAGATTATCAAAAAACAGGATTGGCAAGGGCTTATCATCTTTTTGCCCAGTATGCAAATGAATGCAAGTTTCGTACTTGTTTGCACTTGCACGAGCCACATTGTAAAATAAAATCATTAGTAGAAAAACAAGTAATTCCACACTTTTTTTATAATGATTATGTGCGAATTATGCAAGAACAATAG
- a CDS encoding serine/threonine protein kinase, with amino-acid sequence MEQITVGTMLYNRYQILAKIADGGMAEVFEGYDTLLKRYVAIKIMALSLSKNKEAVDRFNKEYNSIAQFSHKNVVKVYGSFEAYDRHCLVLELVKGYTLKDRLLTLGPCTVKELLYFFDEINLAITEAHQNDIIHRDIKPENILISYDGKIKVADFGVAILENSEDLESGKIIGTSKYMAPEIVQSRPASRRSDIYALGIMLYELAVGMAPFVGKNPTFVAVKHVKELPLRPRLINPALPQSLENVILKAIAKDPTERFQTVAEFNVSLQAVENPEHQHDKPLKLRNYLEVKGKRGKVQDRYYSYPRFLRIKVAFWLILLLVAFLTAMICLCLLFPR; translated from the coding sequence ATGGAACAAATTACAGTTGGAACTATGTTATATAATCGTTATCAGATTTTAGCTAAAATTGCCGACGGGGGAATGGCCGAGGTTTTTGAAGGATATGATACGTTATTAAAGCGATATGTTGCGATTAAAATTATGGCTTTATCGTTATCAAAAAATAAGGAAGCTGTTGATCGTTTTAATAAAGAATACAATTCTATTGCCCAATTTTCCCACAAAAATGTTGTTAAGGTTTATGGGTCTTTTGAAGCTTATGATCGGCATTGTTTAGTGTTAGAATTAGTAAAAGGTTATACTTTAAAAGACCGTTTATTAACATTAGGGCCTTGTACCGTTAAAGAACTGTTATATTTTTTTGATGAAATTAATTTAGCTATTACTGAAGCGCATCAAAATGATATTATTCATCGGGATATTAAACCAGAAAATATTTTAATTTCATATGATGGCAAAATTAAAGTTGCTGATTTTGGGGTAGCAATTTTAGAAAATAGTGAGGACTTAGAATCGGGCAAAATTATTGGAACATCAAAATATATGGCCCCAGAAATTGTGCAATCAAGACCAGCTAGTCGTCGGAGTGATATTTATGCCTTAGGGATTATGCTGTATGAATTAGCGGTTGGAATGGCCCCCTTTGTTGGTAAAAATCCAACTTTTGTTGCCGTAAAACATGTTAAAGAATTACCTTTACGTCCCCGCTTGATAAATCCAGCATTACCACAAAGTTTAGAAAATGTGATTTTAAAGGCTATTGCAAAAGATCCAACAGAACGGTTTCAAACGGTTGCTGAATTTAATGTTAGTTTACAAGCAGTTGAAAATCCTGAGCACCAACATGATAAACCATTAAAATTGCGTAATTACCTTGAAGTCAAAGGAAAACGGGGTAAAGTTCAAGACCGTTATTATTCTTATCCGCGGTTTTTACGAATTAAAGTTGCTTTTTGATTAATTTTATTACTTGTCGCATTCTTAACAGCAATGATATGTCTTTGCTTGTTATTTCCGAGGTAG
- a CDS encoding PP2C family protein-serine/threonine phosphatase — MQIRFGYKTDIGAYRSSNQDYFDFANNSFNNYIAIVCDGMGGHQHGEVASKMAVDSLVAHFKRTNFNNLTDEEINKWFRQTILSIQEEMVAYAQIYPDTSDMGTTVVAALIANEKVYVINIGDSRLYKLHYDKIYQITTDQNMENSTEYREKQELEFQGQYKKQYNMHTFWKVLTSALGPTKTLKIDTYVIEDIKGQYLLSTDGIHDYIDEGDIVESLKSANKLNDKVKILIDRALENLSTDNLTGIIFEITD; from the coding sequence ATGCAAATACGCTTTGGATACAAAACAGATATTGGGGCTTACCGGAGTAGTAATCAAGATTACTTTGATTTTGCAAATAATAGTTTTAATAATTATATTGCTATTGTTTGTGATGGAATGGGGGGGCATCAACACGGAGAAGTTGCTAGTAAAATGGCTGTTGATAGTTTAGTTGCCCATTTTAAACGAACAAATTTTAATAATTTAACAGATGAAGAAATTAATAAATGATTTCGGCAAACGATTTTATCAATTCAAGAGGAAATGGTTGCATATGCGCAAATTTATCCTGATACAAGTGATATGGGAACAACTGTCGTGGCGGCTTTAATTGCGAATGAAAAAGTATATGTTATTAATATTGGTGATTCACGGTTATATAAGTTACATTATGATAAAATTTATCAAATTACCACAGATCAAAATATGGAAAATTCAACGGAATATCGTGAGAAACAAGAATTAGAGTTTCAAGGTCAATATAAAAAACAGTATAATATGCATACCTTTTGAAAAGTTTTAACAAGTGCCTTAGGGCCAACTAAGACTTTAAAAATTGATACATATGTCATTGAAGATATTAAAGGACAATATTTATTATCAACTGATGGTATTCATGATTATATTGATGAAGGTGATATTGTTGAAAGTTTAAAATCAGCAAATAAACTAAATGATAAAGTTAAAATTTTAATTGATCGTGCGCTTGAAAATTTATCAACGGATAATTTAACGGGAATTATCTTTGAAATAACAGATTAA
- the rlmN gene encoding 23S rRNA (adenine(2503)-C(2))-methyltransferase RlmN, producing MTSIFEYPKQELQLDLVAHGFKKYLAEQIFDWIYVKNIYSFDEMTNISKPDRIKLQEHYTIEPLKIAVQQQSKDGTVKFLFELADGYKIETVLMPQSYGNSVCVTTQVGCNMACTFCASGLLKKTRNLSTAEIVQQVMMVNRYLATTGERVSHIVVMGIGEPLDNFENVINFVNIINDSKGYQIGARHITISTCGLIPKIRQFADLKTQVNLAISLHAPNNTIRNQLMPINKAYPVEKLMDVVRYYIEQTNRRVTFEYILIEDVNDSREVALELAKLIRGLNAYVNLIPYNTVAENGYQRSTKINQFFETLQQQKINCIVRREFGHDIDAACGQLRAKNEGIIRK from the coding sequence ATGACATCAATTTTTGAATATCCCAAACAGGAATTACAATTAGATTTAGTGGCCCATGGTTTTAAAAAGTATTTAGCAGAGCAAATCTTTGATTGAATATATGTTAAAAACATATATTCTTTTGATGAGATGACAAATATTTCAAAACCAGATCGAATTAAGTTACAAGAACATTATACAATTGAACCATTAAAAATTGCCGTACAACAGCAATCAAAAGATGGGACAGTTAAATTTTTATTTGAATTAGCTGATGGCTATAAAATTGAAACGGTATTAATGCCGCAAAGTTATGGGAATTCTGTTTGCGTTACAACTCAAGTTGGTTGTAATATGGCGTGTACATTTTGTGCATCAGGATTATTGAAAAAAACGCGGAATTTATCAACTGCTGAAATTGTCCAACAAGTAATGATGGTTAATCGTTATTTAGCAACAACGGGAGAGCGTGTTAGTCATATTGTGGTAATGGGAATTGGTGAACCATTAGACAATTTTGAAAATGTTATTAATTTCGTTAACATTATTAATGATTCAAAAGGTTATCAAATTGGCGCGCGTCATATTACAATTTCAACTTGTGGGTTAATTCCAAAAATTAGACAATTTGCTGATTTAAAAACGCAAGTAAACTTAGCAATTTCATTACATGCTCCGAATAATACAATTCGAAATCAATTAATGCCAATTAATAAAGCGTACCCAGTTGAAAAATTAATGGATGTTGTTCGTTATTATATTGAGCAAACTAATCGTCGGGTTACATTTGAATATATTTTAATTGAAGATGTTAATGATAGTCGTGAGGTCGCTTTAGAATTAGCAAAATTAATTCGGGGGTTGAATGCTTATGTTAACTTAATTCCGTATAATACCGTTGCTGAAAATGGTTATCAACGAAGTACTAAAATTAATCAATTTTTTGAAACATTACAACAACAAAAAATTAACTGTATTGTTCGTCGAGAATTTGGGCACGATATTGATGCTGCTTGTGGTCAGTTACGTGCTAAAAATGAAGGGATTATTAGAAAATAA
- a CDS encoding PTS transporter subunit EIIC, whose translation MSEQAKLKPFVSRAWWKRSNQRTMATLSKLSKAFLLPIALLPIAGIFLGVGATISSKVDPASAAWYFGNFLNKMGDIAFGNLPVLFCISVAMAYTEDAGVAALTSVVGFLVFNAIQLSLLNEAFAHIQYVVDIEGVTNPIKGLTVDGLKSASPTLLTANELLDFMRNSEIYQRLVTDPNAKIVIVSSTRVADQFNLLFYTGQTWAVQSKLLTANLGVNSLNTGVFGGIFVGAIAAFAFNRFHKTQLPSALSFFSGTKLVPIIMFLAVIPLAFIFMIIWPLIGTGLAWFGNNSGKLPVGLDSLIFEIFERSLVPFGLHHVFYSPLWWTQAGGSMADLIANVLKDPLSYITFLKDLQGAGYIDASVDVGTMSAADATVAINSWVSSLNASTISAVGDQTIMYKVIADPNITFKMVEHMGLNLGRFQAGKFPFMMFGLPAAAAAMWFSVPKENRKQVMGIYFSAAFTCFLTGITEPIEFTFLFVAPWLFYGVHMPLCAISFMLMGLLNVHTSMTVSGGFIDFIVFGIIPFVAGKGTNFYWILVVGVPYIPIYFAAFYFCIKYGKVGIPGRDGSAKLYTKADLKAKQGGSGTRTAPAKGDAAKREKARKIIEFLGGPDNITAVDSCASRLRVTVVNSSIVDRDGIKSLGGSTGMLVRGESVQIVYGGEQEVIKPYMRELLAEMRKEQKTAIPNGQSPKTK comes from the coding sequence ATGAGTGAACAAGCAAAACTTAAGCCATTTGTATCACGGGCATGATGAAAACGATCAAACCAGAGGACAATGGCAACGCTAAGTAAATTAAGTAAAGCGTTCTTGTTACCGATTGCGTTGTTGCCGATTGCCGGAATTTTCTTAGGAGTTGGGGCAACAATTTCATCAAAAGTTGACCCCGCCTCAGCAGCATGATATTTTGGAAATTTTTTAAACAAAATGGGGGATATTGCTTTTGGTAATTTGCCAGTTTTATTCTGTATTTCAGTGGCAATGGCTTATACAGAAGATGCCGGAGTTGCAGCTTTAACATCAGTGGTTGGATTTTTAGTTTTTAATGCCATTCAGTTGTCATTATTAAACGAAGCATTTGCTCACATTCAATATGTTGTTGATATTGAGGGGGTTACTAATCCAATTAAAGGATTAACTGTTGATGGTTTAAAATCAGCCAGTCCAACCTTATTGACGGCTAATGAGTTATTAGATTTTATGCGAAATAGCGAAATTTATCAACGATTAGTTACTGATCCGAATGCAAAAATTGTGATTGTTAGTTCAACACGGGTAGCTGATCAATTTAATTTATTATTTTATACTGGTCAAACTTGAGCAGTACAAAGTAAATTATTAACTGCTAATTTAGGGGTTAATTCATTAAATACCGGAGTTTTTGGAGGAATTTTTGTTGGAGCGATTGCTGCTTTTGCTTTTAATCGTTTTCATAAAACACAATTACCTTCAGCACTTAGTTTTTTTAGTGGAACTAAGTTAGTACCAATTATTATGTTTTTAGCGGTAATTCCGTTAGCATTTATTTTTATGATTATTTGACCATTAATTGGGACCGGATTAGCTTGATTTGGAAATAATTCAGGAAAATTACCGGTTGGGTTGGATTCATTAATTTTTGAAATTTTTGAACGTTCATTAGTACCATTTGGTCTACACCACGTTTTCTATTCACCATTATGGTGAACCCAAGCGGGGGGGAGTATGGCCGATTTAATTGCCAATGTTTTAAAAGACCCGTTAAGTTATATTACTTTCTTGAAAGATTTACAAGGTGCTGGTTATATTGATGCTAGTGTTGATGTTGGAACAATGAGTGCTGCTGATGCAACAGTTGCAATTAATAGTTGAGTATCATCATTAAATGCTTCAACCATTTCAGCAGTTGGAGATCAAACAATTATGTATAAAGTTATTGCTGATCCAAACATTACCTTTAAAATGGTGGAACATATGGGCTTAAATCTTGGTCGATTCCAGGCTGGAAAATTCCCATTCATGATGTTTGGATTACCAGCTGCCGCAGCAGCAATGTGATTTAGTGTTCCGAAAGAAAATCGTAAGCAAGTAATGGGGATTTATTTTTCAGCAGCCTTTACTTGTTTCTTAACTGGAATTACAGAACCAATTGAATTTACATTCTTATTTGTTGCACCATGGTTATTTTATGGTGTTCATATGCCATTATGTGCAATTTCATTTATGTTAATGGGATTATTAAATGTTCATACATCGATGACAGTATCGGGAGGATTTATTGACTTTATTGTCTTTGGAATTATTCCGTTTGTGGCTGGAAAAGGAACAAACTTCTATTGAATTCTAGTCGTCGGAGTCCCATATATTCCGATTTACTTTGCGGCATTCTACTTCTGTATTAAATATGGAAAAGTTGGAATTCCTGGTCGTGATGGTAGTGCAAAACTATACACTAAAGCTGATTTAAAGGCAAAACAAGGTGGTAGTGGAACTAGAACAGCACCAGCGAAGGGTGATGCTGCAAAACGTGAAAAAGCTCGTAAAATCATTGAATTTTTAGGAGGACCAGATAATATTACTGCTGTTGATTCATGTGCTTCACGATTACGAGTAACAGTTGTTAATAGTAGTATTGTTGATCGCGATGGGATCAAATCCTTAGGAGGAAGTACCGGAATGCTTGTTCGCGGGGAATCAGTCCAAATTGTATATGGTGGAGAACAAGAAGTTATTAAACCATACATGCGAGAATTATTAGCGGAAATGCGTAAGGAACAAAAAACCGCAATTCCGAATGGACAAAGTCCAAAAACTAAATAA
- a CDS encoding MurR/RpiR family transcriptional regulator, which translates to MLSLLTYDKTNLTDTELSVIEQIIKNPLLFTSKTISELAKAYYVSESTITRMAKHLGFRNIKELQMHIYERLNFLNKNYETNETMKLKDIANNMRVYYSYSIHETIDNIDLDALDRLINDIVIKKRIFAFGIGSSFLACRVLHSNLNMIGYNCFTTESIHSLMVTMQNVDEDDLIIIFSKSGKTNEIINVITLANKLGIDVALVTNNPNADQLYNIKHKILFEVHTKENERFPALSSKIVQILISDIIFRSLLKIHPNLEEKIKAANAITEEYNKGAIKK; encoded by the coding sequence ATGTTATCCCTATTAACATATGATAAAACTAACCTAACCGATACTGAACTATCAGTTATTGAACAAATTATCAAAAATCCTTTATTATTTACCAGTAAGACCATTTCTGAATTAGCTAAAGCTTATTATGTTAGTGAATCAACGATTACTCGGATGGCAAAACATTTAGGTTTTAGAAATATCAAGGAATTACAAATGCATATTTACGAACGATTAAATTTTTTAAACAAAAATTATGAAACTAATGAAACCATGAAATTAAAAGATATTGCTAACAATATGCGTGTCTATTATTCTTATAGTATCCATGAAACAATTGACAATATTGATTTAGACGCCTTAGATCGTTTAATTAATGATATTGTCATTAAAAAGCGAATTTTCGCTTTTGGTATTGGAAGTTCATTCCTCGCCTGTCGTGTTTTACATAGTAATTTAAACATGATTGGTTACAACTGCTTTACAACAGAAAGTATTCATTCGTTAATGGTTACCATGCAAAATGTTGACGAAGATGACTTAATTATTATTTTTAGTAAATCAGGAAAGACCAATGAAATTATTAATGTGATTACTTTAGCAAACAAACTTGGGATTGATGTTGCTCTTGTTACTAACAATCCTAACGCTGACCAACTATACAATATTAAACATAAAATTCTCTTTGAAGTTCATACCAAAGAAAATGAACGTTTTCCAGCTTTATCATCTAAAATTGTGCAAATTTTAATTTCGGATATTATTTTCCGTAGTTTATTAAAAATTCATCCAAATTTAGAAGAAAAGATCAAAGCCGCAAACGCGATTACTGAGGAGTACAACAAAGGAGCAATAAAAAAATAA
- a CDS encoding ABC transporter ATP-binding protein, whose amino-acid sequence MAEVILELKAVSKKYHQKYVLKDISFTMHQHEKIGLIGANGSGKTTLSEIIAGVRKASSGEIVYHQQLTIGIQFQNSQYPPGLTPADMIKYYCDTFKLNLTASEIKELLKTYQLTAVMKKSIAKLSGGQQQRLNILLSVIHQPQLVILDEVSTGLDIAVKEVIFQFLEQNIITNQRAMVLVSHNMEEIERFCDRIIYLAAGEIKADLPVAKVVEQYGSVFNYTKEMFELEQNKDSLN is encoded by the coding sequence ATGGCAGAAGTTATTTTAGAACTAAAGGCGGTTAGTAAAAAATATCATCAAAAGTATGTTTTAAAAGATATTAGTTTTACAATGCATCAACACGAAAAAATTGGTTTAATTGGGGCAAATGGTAGTGGAAAAACAACCTTGAGTGAAATTATCGCGGGAGTGCGAAAAGCTAGTAGTGGGGAAATTGTTTATCATCAACAGTTAACGATTGGGATTCAATTTCAAAATTCACAATATCCCCCGGGATTAACCCCAGCAGATATGATTAAATATTATTGTGATACTTTTAAATTAAATTTAACAGCAAGTGAAATTAAAGAACTATTAAAAACCTATCAATTAACTGCGGTAATGAAAAAAAGTATTGCCAAATTATCAGGGGGTCAACAGCAACGATTAAATATTTTATTATCAGTAATTCATCAACCCCAATTAGTAATTTTAGATGAAGTTTCAACAGGATTAGATATTGCTGTTAAAGAGGTTATTTTTCAGTTTTTAGAACAAAATATTATTACTAATCAACGGGCAATGGTTTTGGTTTCTCATAATATGGAAGAAATTGAGCGGTTTTGTGATCGAATTATTTATTTAGCAGCTGGTGAAATTAAAGCAGATTTACCAGTTGCAAAAGTTGTTGAACAGTATGGTAGTGTTTTTAACTATACCAAGGAAATGTTTGAACTTGAACAAAATAAAGACTCTTTAAATTAA
- the pfkB gene encoding 1-phosphofructokinase, which produces MIYTLTLNPAIDQIIEVPNFQIGETNKAVGEYDIIGGKGINVAVMLQHLGYPTTALGFLGRDNKEMFEHYLTEQQIPAYFHEVSGKTRTNMKIKSLEVKQETELNGVAFAITPADITAILTLIKTKVTKNDCLIISGSLPRNCDPNLYQVISTYCHDHQILFVVDATNDVLLSTLATKPFLIKPNLAELNELFGTNYHFKQVTEIITLGQKLRAQGAQNVLISSGKDGSMLITRQDVYLANTATGQLINSVGAGDSMVAGFVGTYLATKDYQTALLMGICAGSATAFSPGIATREVVESLKPQIKITIFK; this is translated from the coding sequence ATGATTTATACATTAACGTTGAACCCAGCAATTGATCAAATTATTGAAGTTCCTAATTTTCAGATAGGGGAAACAAATAAAGCAGTAGGGGAATATGATATTATTGGGGGGAAAGGAATTAATGTTGCTGTGATGTTACAGCATTTAGGTTATCCAACCACTGCCTTGGGGTTTTTGGGCCGTGATAACAAGGAAATGTTTGAACATTATTTAACAGAACAGCAAATTCCGGCTTATTTTCATGAAGTTAGTGGTAAAACCCGAACAAATATGAAAATTAAAAGCTTAGAAGTTAAACAAGAAACCGAATTAAATGGTGTTGCATTTGCAATAACCCCCGCTGATATAACTGCAATTTTAACTTTAATTAAAACAAAAGTAACAAAAAACGATTGTTTAATTATTTCTGGTTCATTACCACGGAATTGTGATCCTAATCTTTATCAAGTTATTAGTACTTATTGTCATGACCATCAAATCTTATTTGTTGTTGATGCAACAAACGATGTGTTATTATCAACTTTAGCGACAAAACCATTTTTGATTAAACCAAATTTAGCGGAATTAAATGAACTGTTTGGGACAAATTACCACTTTAAACAAGTAACAGAAATTATTACGTTAGGACAGAAACTTCGTGCTCAAGGTGCCCAAAATGTTTTAATTAGTAGTGGTAAAGATGGTAGTATGTTAATTACCAGACAAGATGTTTACTTAGCGAATACCGCAACAGGACAACTAATAAATTCAGTTGGCGCTGGCGATTCGATGGTCGCTGGTTTTGTTGGAACTTATTTAGCAACAAAAGATTATCAAACAGCCTTGTTAATGGGAATTTGTGCTGGTTCAGCAACGGCTTTTAGTCCGGGGATTGCTACTCGTGAAGTAGTTGAAAGTTTAAAACCACAAATTAAAATTACAATTTTTAAATAA